The Arachis hypogaea cultivar Tifrunner chromosome 14, arahy.Tifrunner.gnm2.J5K5, whole genome shotgun sequence DNA window GGAGGCAGTAGTGAGGGGTGGGGGTGAGGTGAGGAGTGGGGGTTACAGTGAGGGAGTGGGTGAAGGGTGAGGGGTGGGGAGtgagggggtgggggtggggggttACCGGAGTGGAGTGAGGGAGtggtgtttgtgtttgtgtttgtgtttgtgtctgtggtggtagtggtggtgggtTGGTgacagtggtggtggtggtggtgaggaaggtgaagaggaaaatgatgatgataaaggtATTTTGGTTCAAAAATTCGAGAAAGGATTattttaaagcgtttttgaacgttggggatgattttaataagaaaaaaaggttggggacgattttgatttcgaCCCCAGACTTTggagacgaaaaaagtacttatcccaaataaaatttatgaatatttttaaattttttgtcaaactttaaggacaaaaaatatactttacgcTATCTGAAATTGACAAAATTTTAACGTTTATTTACAACTAACAAAGTTTAAGAAACTCttgattttttatctttatagCTCTTCTGATATTTTTCAGTTAtaacagagaaaaaaaataacGCATCTAAATTATAAAGTCCATaactcatttaaaaaaataaacttaaaaaaaagacTTCAATGCTatcactaaaaattaaaaataaaaaacaaaatttcaaaaactatcataataaaaaaaaatactaaaaggaTAAATACTACAGATTattgtgtattttttaaaataaaaaattaacatattctactaataataattttaatttgtgtctctAAAATATATATCAGCTAAATTCTAACTTttttacacaaattaaaaataaaaagatacaacattattttataattaaaaaaacataataataatatttatattttaaacaaCCAATTAACTGATATAACTTTCTATTTCCAATaacaattagtttaattatttgtaCTCTGATCAGTAGTGTCCAtgagttaaaatttatttataaaatataaatacttaattatttattatttttaaaattatgtgaaaagataaagacaaaaaatatttttaaaaattaatccatCTATCTTATAATATTTAtctcaattatatttttaattataaaatatcttcatatttataaattataatatcaaGTGTTACTGTGTTAGTTTTTCTTCcaatattttttttggtattttttttcttccaaatttATTCTAATAAGAATGTAACTTTAAACTTTAaagatgaataaatagaatattgattatattaattaatatttaactttttataaaaaacatttgtatttactaataatttttttttattactggCAAAATAATTTATCTATTTTCATTGATATCCGTGTATTAGAAgtgttattttattctttttctacGTTGTTCTTATCTATTTAGTGCTTAGTAGGAGGAAAAATCGAGGGGAATCACAATTACAGTCACAGTTACAATCCACAAATCTATACTATGGAAGACGGTGTAACCGAAATTGATCAGAGTGTGGTTCCACCTCTGAATCTGAGTCCAGAAGATGGATCCAATAGAGAACACGATGACGAGGCTAACAACAATGGCGGTGAAGATGCTAAAGAAGATGAAGGTAAAGGTGGCGGAGTAATTAGTAACTTGATCTCTACACTGGTGTCACCCTTGAGCACTCCAAGAACAGGAAAATCAGGACATGAAAGCGAGAAAGGGGTGTTCAACTCTGAGGAAGGTGAAGGTGCTGGTTCTGAAGAAGGAAATAATGGTGGAGAGGGAGGAGGAATCATAAGCAATATTGTTTCGAATTTGTTTCATAATCATCAGAGTGAAGGTGGTGTGGCGGTGGAGAAtgcgaagaagaaggagaaagagagagaaggagaagaagatgacGAGGAAGTGAAGAAGAATAAGCGTGTGAAGATTGGGGATGATGATAATGGCGGCGGTGGAAGCATCGTTCATGACATTGTTTCACATTTTCCTCCATCACTCCCAGGTACgcagcaaaaaataaaaaatacctgctatatcaattattatattatattttatattattaattattgagaAAAATATACCTTAtcaaaaacggaaaaaaaaaaagaaagaaaaatggtgTGTGATAGGGAATGGGTGTTTGTTTCAGCAGAGGGTGCGGTTCCTACGGCAGACGAGGCGTCTATTTTGATTAACTCTCTTGTTCGTGACTAGCCAAATTATTGCTTCAATTTGGCACCAAGCTGCAACCAAACAAGCAGGATTCTTTCAATTTTCAGTGTACTCTGTTTTGTGTTTATCCTTTGgcgttttctttttaatttaatttttagggAGTCTGTTTTGTTAATTTTGGTAAGATTCTCGTTGAGTATATATATGGATATGGACTATGCGGCAGAAATCCATATATTTGAAGCTGGGCTTGTTGCATTGTTGCTGGGAAATTTTCAGTGGCGTGTACAGTTTGTATTGTTGTTCTTGAAGATGATGAACCTGGCTAACTTTTTCCAGTGGATCCTTTGGCCTTTATATGTGCTAGCTACTTAGCTTGTCATACTCGGTGATTTTCTTTTCCTTATAAGAATAAGACATATGGATTCTTTTTAccataattttttagaatttatttgtcCAAATGACAATAACGATGACTAACATAGGAATTTATTTGATTCTATAAAGTTGAAAGATTTTaaggtaataatttttttttattttattgtaataaatttttttagacaaaaaatctcacataaaatttgttaaaaaaaactttttaaggATATATTCGaatataacattattattattattattaaaacatagttttatgtttatttatttaataattcaaaatagGATCAATTggatttattttaattgttttttttatattggtaATTTTATTgttagaaagacaaaaaaaataatttaaatttatttaatatttattaattttaaaaataattaataaatattaaataagataaattttaattattttttttttgttaattttatttggtTATTAATATTTTTGGTTTGGATATATGGTCGGTGATTTTCTTTTCTGTAAAATTTGCACTGGTTCAGTAGTTCTTGTAAAATCTTGGTGGTTAGTCGTAGTACTACGAGTCTACAACACAAACATAAGTTCTTgcaaaaatattttcacaaatGGTGCCCTCCTGATTGATGTGGGCTGAGCCAATAGTGGGTTTGTTGGGCCTTTCTGGAGCTTCTTGAATCCTTGATCTTTTGTTGCTTGGGCTTCCTCCTCAATTCATACAGTCCAATAAGCTCTGGATCTGTGGATAGCTGTGGACTCTGGGAAGCGCGTAAGACTTCGTTTTGAAGACCGTAGAAAAATATGAACTCGATGCAATCGGGTAGTTGCAAAGAAAGTTGCTGGAATTGCATGCAAGAACAAATTCGAGTCTATTGGTATTAATTTGttgattttcttttctcttcttttctttttaatatattatttttcggAACTAAGATTGGCTCTAGATATGGTTTATGGGAGGCACCGTTTAACGTAACTCCGTGTGAAGAAGATAAAATTTGTGAGATGATGACCTTGGAAAACAAGTTATCAATAGGTCATCAAGTGGAATTTTCTTGTCATGATAATTTTTTTacgttcattgaattttgtttATCTAACTATTAGTTTTGTTggtataagaattttttttttggtattatttggttgaaaaatattaatttttattttttttatataaaagaaaTGAGGCTAAGGCCCAAGAAAACAAAACTACAGTATAACTTAACCGAAAtagatctttttaattttttgtttcaattgagagagtaaagtgtgatctaactctttaatattttctatttcatatatttttctatttcacttataaaattaatagtgatAGATCATACTTTACACTCTTAAGTGAAAAAACTTAAGAGGATTCATTCCTAACTTGACAGGGTATGGTAACCCCTCTGCTATCATAAAAAATAACCTGAGCTGACTCCCTAAAGAGTTGATCAATAAAGTGTTATCCAGACTAGTTTTAAGACTTTTTTTAGACATCCAGTCAGTTGTTCTATTACCTTCTCTAATATATTGTTTAGATTAgaagaatttgaaaagaaagaaaatgtaaggaaggaaaatgaataaaaaaaatactttttctttatttggaTGAGAACAAAATTGagtagaaaaaaaaatgtatgtGGGGACCATGTAAATGTTTTCTTTTCAAAGTTGCAAAGAAAACTTATAGAGAAGtgcaaataaaagtaaaagtacaaATTTACCCTTTAAGTAACAGAAAGTGAAATTCCTAATTCATTCTTCCTAGAACTTGAAAACACGTCTCTTCTCTTCTCCCGTTTCATCGTCGTCCTCAACAGCACCACCGCAACTTCCCGTCGTTGTCCATAGCACCATAGCAGATTTGTCATTTTCGTGACAGCTCTACCGCATCTTCATCCGTGCATCTTCAAGATGAAGGTGAGtccttttttcatcattttcGTAGTTTCtcccaaaataaaatgaaaaaatcatCACTTCACATAGTTTGTGAAGTTTTTTTGTTTTGCAACTGAGATATTATTCTGCTTTTACATTCCATAGATGATTCTTATCTTTGTagtgaaaaaataatcaattctTTGTTCTCTGCTTTCAAATGAGTCCTTCATTCTAATTCAAAAATTCAACCATCTTTGAACTTATGTTTCACTACACCAATTTATGTTTGGTacaaaaaagaagaatttttAATTGGATTGGTATTTAATTAAGTGCCTTTAGTTGCATGATACCACTGAATTTTGGCAATAAAGCAATGCATTAATTAATTTTAGGCTTTTTACCATAAGCATCCATAACTAGTAAAATCCTAAGGCTATTCGCAATTCTTAGGTAAAAATTCGTTAAGGCAAATCACATTAGACAATTAAAAGGGATATCATCTGCATGTGAATATCAAGGAGATGAAGATTGGTAACAACTGCTCTAAGAATACTCACTCTAGCAAAAGCAAACTCTTGCCTGTCCCACAACGTTAGGATTGTGACAATAGATTGCAAAGTCCATTCCGTCTTCCCTCCAAGTACGTCAGCCAGATATAGCATATAGATCTCAACCTCGTAAATTAATGTCatatcattttattttgtaaaaaaacaaaaacgtaattttattttgaaattaatttatgtGAAAAGAGTTTACATCTTTAAAATATGtaatattattactaataaatagattaattttttgaATGTCATAGAGTGAGACTGAGATATTTTAGGTTCAGACATTCACCTTATCCTTATTGAAACATCCAAAGAGTCGTATGAATACATTATATTTGAGTTCGAATCCTTACAAGTTTAAATTTGAGTTCAAAAACAGTTTAATTGTACTAGCTTATGTGAAAGAAAGAAGTTTGAGActagtttttatataattttaattgtatAAGGTTATGTTTTTATATGAGGTTATGTTTTTTGAGTTTGAATTCTTGAAGGTTTAAATTTGAGTTCTAAAATTCTTTAACTGCCTAGTTTATGCGAAAGAAGGGAGTTTGAGACTAGTTATCATATAATTTTAGTTGTACAAGGTTATGTTTTTGAAATTGAGTTcttaaaagtttttatttaagTTGCGAAATCTTTTAACTATACTAGCTTATATGAAAAATTTGAATGAAAGTTGACTTATTATACAAGatgaaagctttttttttttgttgtctatATGAaatgttttgtttattttgtaactaagttatattattattgtaattattattattgttgaagctAAATAGAAAATAAGTGATGTTGAAGAGTAAGGTGAGGCATTGACTAAGTTATATTTTGAGATTAGAAATGCAAAAATCTTTGACTAAGTTAGAGAGAAATATGCGactattaaacaggtttttaatAAACGAGTTTTTATTAAAAACATTACAATTTCAGTTCAGTTTTTTTAAGTTATGTAAAATAG harbors:
- the LOC112743693 gene encoding uncharacterized protein isoform X1, with amino-acid sequence MEDGVTEIDQSVVPPLNLSPEDGSNREHDDEANNNGGEDAKEDEGKGGGVISNLISTLVSPLSTPRTGKSGHESEKGVFNSEEGEGAGSEEGNNGGEGGGIISNIVSNLFHNHQSEGGVAVENAKKKEKEREGEEDDEEVKKNKRVKIGDDDNGGGGSIVHDIVSHFPPSLPAEGAVPTADEASILINSLVRD
- the LOC112743693 gene encoding uncharacterized protein isoform X2, which produces MEDGVTEIDQSVVPPLNLSPEDGSNREHDDEANNNGGEDAKEDEGKGGGVISNLISTLVSPLSTPRTGKSGHESEKGVFNSEEGEGAGSEEGNNGGEGGGIISNIVSNLFHNHQSEGGVAVENAKKKEKEREGEEDDEEVKKNKRVKIGDDDNGGGGSIVHDIVSHFPPSLPEGAVPTADEASILINSLVRD